The Sesamum indicum cultivar Zhongzhi No. 13 linkage group LG6, S_indicum_v1.0, whole genome shotgun sequence genomic interval TGTCTCAGAATCTTGTTTTTGGCAGAGAAAAGTAGGTTGCCATATTGATGATGAAGTTGAAGATCCTCTCTTCAATGATGGGGATGAAACCAACCTCTACACGAGAATTGCTAATGCTACCTGTACCCTCTCAAATGAAAGAATAGTCTACTTACCAACAATGGGTTCAGTCTCAGATTCAGATGAAGAAATTGTTTCCAATGATGAGGTGTGGCAGTAGAATAATTTAGTTCCCTCTCATTGCTGCTTTATTATGAAGAATGCCTTATATTGGAGCAGACCAAAGGCTGCTATATTTTGTGACAATAAACTGTTTTACTGTTGGGTTGTCATCCATCTAGAAAATCCACCCTCCTGCGCTTAGGAGTGTACTAGAGAATGTGGGTGGCACATGCTCTGAAGCAAGTCAGCAAGTGGAGACACTAATCCGATTAAATGAGAATCCTAGCTGTTCCTCATCCCATGGTGTCTTTGTGAAGGAAAAAAGACCCTCTATAGGTACTTTGGCATGCATTTTTAACAAAAGCAATAGATAAGAGATCACATTAAGCAATGTATGTTTTAACTGAGTCTTGTCGCTAAAGCAAATAAGGTTCTGTTGAAATGTGTCCTATATCTACCCCTTATTACTTGATTCTCCCTTAGTTCCAGAGTATTTGCTAATCAAATCTATTCTGGGGCTGATTTCTTCCTGATGTAGGTTGTGCCTTGAACTGATATTTCATGTACCTAATGCACAACACTGCAGGTGCAGGTCATAGTACAAAAGCCAAGCCCAAATTTTTATTCCGTTTGCATTCACGGATTTCAAAATCAGATGAAGTTAGTGCTGTAGCTGGTGAAGACATGAGCAAATTTAAGGATGAGTCTGAGCtgatttttcatgaaaaagaaCCCAAACAGCCAGAAAAATACATAGTCCCATCCGAACTGGCCCATAAATATGATCTGAAAGAGCATTCGATGGTTGAATTTCTAGACTGCTTCCAGGAGAGGAGTGATCTGCCACTAGAATGTCCAGAACCAGTTGAGTTCTTCTCCATTAACTATCATTTCTTCCCTAGTTCTGcattgtaaattaaattatatagataaTGCAGATTAAGGGAAGAGAACGAAGAGTGCAGATggttttaaaaagaaataagtcTTCATTCGGTTGTAGGAACctggatgatgatgatgacctACCTGAGGCTCTGGATAGTGGGCTTCCCTGTTGCAGTGATGATGAGGTATTTCCAAAGTAACTGGTATTTTTGCAGTTACCATGAACTTCATTCATCTATGTGATCATGCTTGCCTGTTAAATGGTTGCTTCAGGAGAATCCTCAAAGTCTAAAGTCAATGATCCCTAGGAGGACTATGGCAGATCAATTTCATGAAGCTTTGGGGACAGTGTCTGCAGTTGATGAGAGGCCCCACTTGGCTTTCCAAGACCGTTCTGGTAGGTATGGACCTGGTGCTTGTGATATGATCTCATAACTTAGATAATCTAATGTGGCTTATGACTCTGATACATGTTTTTCATACTGTTCATTGATAAATTATGCAGCAGTGGGCTATATGGGAAGTTGCAGCAAGTGATGCTGAgcgagaaagaaaaagatatggATTACTTCAAGAATATAAGTGCAGGAATCAGTTCCAAAGGTAAAAGCAAATGTTGAACATTCCAGTTGTCAATATATCAGAATTTCTGGCATCTTCCTCTTCTCAGtgttttcccttttccttcttctgtTCAGATGACCGAATGTGCATCTCCATGAGAATTTTGTCAAGGTCTCTGGAAGCAAAGCTGATTGTTTGTTCTTGCGCACCTGTTGGAGAGGGAAAGGTTTGCTTTGCTACCTGAACATCAAACTAGCTAAAGAATGAAAACCATAGTCTAGCTTTAGCAAGCAGTTGCATTTGCTGGAATCATTTCGGAAGCTAGATCCTTACATAgtcttgtgtgtgtgtacaaTCATGGAGTAACAACTTTAAAAGTTCAATTagaaaaatacttaaattttatgaaaggaGCAACAAGTTATGTGACTTAGTGACTACATGATTGACTGAACAGATCCACTAGTTTCCATGCATGATCCTCTATAATGACAGAAAAATTACGTGATTACATGTGTTGCCTCTTCAGAAATCATATTGGGAGGATAGCTTGCGTATGAGAATGAAAGGGGTGGCAAGGACTTTGACCATCATCTTCAACCCGAGAATATGTAGTGATGTTGAGCTGGAAGTTGGCAGCCTGATTCTCATACACCCTCCTTGGTATGAGCTGCACAAGCTGtatcctttatatttttctggtCCAGTACACTTCCCCAGATAAGTTGGTTCTGGTACACTTTCTGTACAGTCACTCTGGTGATTTAGAAGAGCAGTGGAGTGGAGCAAAACTGATGTCAcaatttaaactatatatttactaattttcatattatatttcatactATCACCATGATTGGAAACCGTTT includes:
- the LOC105163146 gene encoding uncharacterized protein LOC105163146 isoform X1, with amino-acid sequence MWRRNALGVRNTTIISSKTFKNNAQEDQDSDQSISEEEIGLEDEWRGNAISFGGAGDNKGGMQVLSQLELLRGSYELHSTEKEAVSSHERKVGCHIDDEVEDPLFNDGDETNLYTRIANATCTLSNERIVYLPTMGSVSDSDEEIVSNDEKIHPPALRSVLENVGGTCSEASQQVETLIRLNENPSCSSSHGVFVKEKRPSIGAGHSTKAKPKFLFRLHSRISKSDEVSAVAGEDMSKFKDESELIFHEKEPKQPEKYIVPSELAHKYDLKEHSMVEFLDCFQERSDLPLECPEPIMQIKGRERRVQMVLKRNKSSFGCRNLDDDDDLPEALDSGLPCCSDDEENPQSLKSMIPRRTMADQFHEALGTVSAVDERPHLAFQDRSGSSGLYGKLQQVMLSEKEKDMDYFKNISAGISSKDDRMCISMRILSRSLEAKLIVCSCAPVGEGKKSYWEDSLRMRMKGVARTLTIIFNPRICSDVELEVGSLILIHPPWKEVEVKVKGKDEIILLCLYFSQVQP
- the LOC105163146 gene encoding uncharacterized protein LOC105163146 isoform X2 encodes the protein MWRRNALGVRNTTIISSKTFKNNAQEDQDSDQSISEEEIGLEDEWRGNAISFGGAGDNKGGMQVLSQLELLRGSYELHSTEKEAVSSHERKVGCHIDDEVEDPLFNDGDETNLYTRIANATCTLSNERIVYLPTMGSVSDSDEEIVSNDEKIHPPALRSVLENVGGTCSEASQQVETLIRLNENPSCSSSHGVFVKEKRPSIGAGHSTKAKPKFLFRLHSRISKSDEVSAVAGEDMSKFKDESELIFHEKEPKQPEKYIVPSELAHKYDLKEHSMVEFLDCFQERSDLPLECPEPIMQIKGRERRVQMVLKRNKSSFGCRNLDDDDDLPEALDSGLPCCSDDEENPQSLKSMIPRRTMADQFHEALGTVSAVDERPHLAFQDRSGSGLYGKLQQVMLSEKEKDMDYFKNISAGISSKDDRMCISMRILSRSLEAKLIVCSCAPVGEGKKSYWEDSLRMRMKGVARTLTIIFNPRICSDVELEVGSLILIHPPWKEVEVKVKGKDEIILLCLYFSQVQP
- the LOC105163146 gene encoding uncharacterized protein LOC105163146 isoform X3; protein product: MWRRNALGVRNTTIISSKTFKNNAQEDQDSDQSISEEEIGLEDEWRGNAISFGGAGDNKGGMQVLSQLELLRGSYELHSTEKEAVSSHERKVGCHIDDEVEDPLFNDGDETNLYTRIANATCTLSNERIVYLPTMGSVSDSDEEIVSNDEKIHPPALRSVLENVGGTCSEASQQVETLIRLNENPSCSSSHGVFVKEKRPSIGAGHSTKAKPKFLFRLHSRISKSDEVSAVAGEDMSKFKDESELIFHEKEPKQPEKYIVPSELAHKYDLKEHSMVEFLDCFQERSDLPLECPEPIKGRERRVQMVLKRNKSSFGCRNLDDDDDLPEALDSGLPCCSDDEENPQSLKSMIPRRTMADQFHEALGTVSAVDERPHLAFQDRSGSSGLYGKLQQVMLSEKEKDMDYFKNISAGISSKDDRMCISMRILSRSLEAKLIVCSCAPVGEGKKSYWEDSLRMRMKGVARTLTIIFNPRICSDVELEVGSLILIHPPWKEVEVKVKGKDEIILLCLYFSQVQP